In the Paenibacillus sp. FSL H7-0357 genome, one interval contains:
- a CDS encoding Gfo/Idh/MocA family protein, which translates to MSKVYRLGIIGCGGIANGKHLPSLSKLNNIEMVAFCDIVQERAEAAAQQYGSKDAKVYTNYQTLLKDGTLDIIHVLTPNESHAEISVAALEAGKHVMCEKPMAKTAAEAKRMVDAAKRTGKKLTVGYNNRFREDSLFLKKLCEAGQLGHIYYAKAHAIRRRAVPTWGVFLDEEKQGGGPLIDIGTHALDLTLWMMDNYQPKVVLGTKYHELSQRENAANAWGPWDPAKFKVEDSAFGMIVMENGATIMLESSWALNSLEVDEAKCSLSGTEAGADMKEGLRINGEQHGRLYKNEIELNAGGVAFYDGTQESAPDLEMRKWIEAVDQDKEPVVRPEQAYVVSLILEALYESARTGKAVYFD; encoded by the coding sequence ATGAGTAAAGTGTATCGGTTAGGCATAATCGGGTGTGGTGGAATCGCGAACGGGAAGCACCTGCCAAGTTTAAGCAAGCTGAACAATATTGAAATGGTTGCGTTTTGCGATATCGTTCAGGAGCGGGCTGAAGCAGCAGCACAACAATATGGAAGCAAAGACGCAAAAGTCTACACTAATTATCAAACATTACTTAAAGATGGCACACTTGATATTATTCATGTGCTTACCCCCAATGAGTCTCATGCGGAAATCTCTGTCGCTGCGCTGGAAGCCGGCAAGCATGTCATGTGTGAGAAGCCGATGGCCAAGACGGCAGCAGAGGCCAAAAGAATGGTTGATGCAGCCAAGCGAACAGGAAAAAAACTAACGGTAGGCTATAACAACCGCTTCAGAGAGGATAGCCTATTTCTGAAAAAGCTCTGCGAAGCAGGACAATTAGGCCATATTTATTACGCCAAGGCGCATGCCATCAGAAGAAGAGCAGTACCTACCTGGGGCGTTTTTCTTGATGAGGAGAAGCAGGGTGGAGGACCGCTCATCGATATAGGAACGCATGCACTTGATCTGACCTTATGGATGATGGACAATTACCAGCCCAAGGTCGTCTTGGGAACCAAATATCATGAGCTGTCCCAGCGGGAGAATGCTGCAAATGCCTGGGGACCCTGGGATCCCGCCAAATTTAAAGTGGAGGATTCGGCGTTTGGAATGATTGTTATGGAGAATGGTGCAACGATCATGCTGGAATCCAGCTGGGCCCTGAACTCGCTGGAGGTTGATGAGGCAAAATGCAGCTTGAGCGGAACGGAAGCCGGCGCGGATATGAAAGAAGGCCTGCGGATTAACGGAGAACAGCATGGCCGCTTATATAAAAATGAGATTGAGCTGAACGCAGGTGGAGTAGCATTCTATGATGGCACACAGGAAAGTGCGCCTGACCTGGAGATGAGAAAGTGGATTGAAGCGGTTGATCAGGATAAGGAACCGGTCGTAAGACCTGAGCAGGCATATGTAGTTTCCTTGATTTTGGAGGCACTTTATGAATCCGCGCGCACAGGGAAAGCCGTTTACTTCGATTAA
- a CDS encoding response regulator transcription factor gives MKIVVADDEPRHLRGMANLINNLRPNVRVLVAKDGPSALELVRLERPDVVLTDIRMPNMDGLTFLQQLKEEELQTKVVMVSAYNLFEYAQNAVRLGAYDYLLKPVEAEKVEDVLRRIEQELLTESMLNLEAEALKLRLHHTSSAYRNRLYLTWLNGSLTTLERDELDTYDWLQGGGVVIFSELRIRPGRHDNIESANFLRSLEQGWMAMGEAVTIPLNVLLEGGFQAVTIIRKAILTPEKRNEIRAIASALSSEWENTGQLTHGIGLECKSLLEQAPQAYRAAQSVNKFNFHDCWKGILFQDELRLSQYLMILDTEKLFEALQGNDADIAIEMCIGALRALSDDGHTEPIILKENASLLLMKVKSRMGNIVDRQLGDFLTKTMIIEIQACGSYTELIALVEVTLQKVHYALQQVRLDKNEIIVTSCLSWIQENLKEDLSLERAAAHFSFNTSYFSTLIKNRTGKTFSDHVAEARMRRAKLLLSANKLRIYEISAECGYQDTKYFCRVFKKYNGISPEAFKHTSLLQRRNEE, from the coding sequence ATGAAAATAGTGGTGGCTGATGATGAACCCAGACACCTTCGAGGAATGGCGAATTTAATCAACAATCTGCGTCCTAACGTTCGAGTCCTGGTTGCAAAAGACGGGCCCAGCGCGTTAGAACTTGTCAGATTGGAGCGTCCGGATGTTGTGCTGACGGATATCCGTATGCCCAATATGGACGGGCTTACATTTTTGCAGCAGCTCAAAGAAGAAGAACTTCAAACGAAGGTTGTGATGGTGTCAGCTTATAATCTGTTTGAGTATGCCCAGAATGCCGTTCGCCTTGGTGCATATGACTATCTATTAAAACCTGTAGAGGCAGAGAAGGTAGAAGATGTATTGCGGCGTATAGAGCAGGAGCTGCTCACAGAATCGATGTTGAACCTGGAAGCAGAGGCGTTGAAGTTACGCCTTCACCATACTTCCTCAGCTTATAGAAACCGCTTATATTTAACCTGGCTAAACGGTAGCTTAACGACTCTCGAGCGGGATGAACTGGATACGTATGATTGGTTGCAGGGTGGCGGCGTGGTTATTTTCTCAGAGCTCAGAATCCGCCCGGGCCGCCATGACAATATTGAAAGCGCCAACTTCCTGCGAAGCCTGGAGCAAGGATGGATGGCAATGGGGGAAGCTGTTACGATTCCTTTGAATGTACTTCTGGAGGGTGGATTCCAAGCCGTCACAATTATCCGTAAAGCCATCCTTACCCCGGAGAAAAGAAATGAGATTCGTGCCATCGCTTCCGCTCTATCCTCAGAATGGGAGAATACGGGTCAGCTTACCCACGGAATAGGGCTGGAATGTAAATCATTATTGGAACAAGCACCGCAAGCTTACAGGGCAGCCCAAAGCGTAAATAAGTTTAACTTTCATGACTGCTGGAAAGGGATTCTGTTTCAGGATGAGCTGCGTCTGTCTCAGTATCTAATGATACTTGACACGGAGAAACTCTTTGAAGCTCTGCAGGGAAATGATGCGGACATAGCTATAGAAATGTGCATTGGAGCACTCAGAGCGCTATCAGATGATGGGCATACGGAGCCGATTATTTTAAAAGAAAATGCCTCGCTACTGCTTATGAAGGTTAAAAGCAGGATGGGAAATATCGTTGACCGCCAGCTTGGGGATTTTCTAACAAAAACGATGATTATAGAAATTCAAGCTTGTGGATCTTATACAGAATTGATTGCGCTTGTAGAGGTTACTTTACAGAAGGTTCATTATGCATTACAACAGGTACGGCTGGATAAAAACGAAATTATCGTTACGAGCTGCTTGAGTTGGATTCAGGAAAATCTGAAGGAAGATTTGTCTCTTGAACGAGCAGCCGCACACTTTTCTTTTAATACTTCCTATTTTAGTACATTGATTAAAAACCGTACGGGAAAAACATTCTCCGATCATGTGGCGGAAGCCAGAATGAGGCGGGCTAAATTGCTGCTGTCCGCGAACAAGCTCAGAATATATGAAATCTCCGCAGAGTGTGGTTATCAGGATACCAAATATTTCTGCAGGGTGTTTAAGAAATACAATGGAATCTCACCCGAAGCGTTTAAACACACTTCACTTCTACAGAGGAGAAATGAGGAATGA
- a CDS encoding cache domain-containing sensor histidine kinase: MKMTFRSRLFVSYIFLIGIPLLILGSLFYRTSLQVVTEQAQKNVYEIVRKNNEIMDTKLQIIDQNSQAMFIDKDLFKIFNQMDPQNEVELFEADRQLTAVLSKYFSNNEDVYAYQLWTSYFTFGQLLPQGDPTQSDIYRKAQQAGGKLVWYPTYDFVDMFNQPYLESGNLDFRHLFSATRLLDFSLLNNTTLEKMDAQVERPILAISFKAEALKSLYDESIPEGSDFLVLDEDQKVVASSEPGKITQTFSDSWVEELQQESSGARSMTLEGKAVIVCFDRSEVTGWISIVWMPESSLVGSLLQSIETSIILLAAIMGLVALICAFFIAGRITKPIKKLLAAMRSVGGGDFQKQVDVGTNDEFGILLQRFNKMNDRIRLLVIENYEIKLKEQEAEILALSMQMNPHFLYNTLNVMNWTAIENNQKELSKMLVNLSNMLHYTSRKDWRAVHLSEEIKWMNNYFYIMSVRFEDKFTVHYEIEPKLYEYKMPRLLFQPFVENAIMHGFDQIEAGGVISIRGWIDSGKRYYVIEDNGRGMSNDTIDEILYKESTSIGIKNTIARIQMTYGDSYGVAINSLPGRGTIIVITLPLNT, translated from the coding sequence ATGAAGATGACATTTCGATCCCGATTGTTTGTCAGCTATATCTTTCTAATCGGAATTCCACTCCTCATTTTGGGGTCTCTTTTCTATCGAACCAGCCTGCAGGTCGTGACGGAGCAAGCGCAGAAAAATGTATATGAGATTGTCAGAAAAAATAATGAGATTATGGACACTAAGCTGCAGATCATTGATCAGAATAGCCAAGCAATGTTCATAGATAAGGATTTATTCAAAATTTTTAACCAAATGGATCCCCAGAACGAAGTAGAGCTGTTTGAAGCAGACCGTCAGTTAACCGCCGTACTAAGTAAATATTTTTCCAACAATGAGGATGTGTATGCTTACCAGTTGTGGACTTCCTATTTTACTTTCGGCCAGTTGCTGCCGCAAGGAGATCCTACACAATCGGATATATACCGCAAGGCACAGCAGGCAGGCGGGAAATTGGTATGGTACCCTACATATGATTTTGTTGATATGTTTAATCAGCCCTACTTAGAGTCCGGCAATCTGGATTTCCGCCATTTATTTTCTGCGACCAGACTGCTTGATTTCTCTCTGCTGAACAATACGACACTCGAGAAGATGGATGCTCAGGTGGAACGACCCATTTTAGCAATAAGCTTTAAAGCGGAAGCTTTGAAATCTCTATATGACGAAAGTATCCCCGAAGGCTCGGATTTTCTGGTGCTGGATGAGGATCAAAAAGTCGTTGCAAGCAGTGAACCAGGGAAAATCACACAAACCTTCTCGGACTCATGGGTAGAGGAACTGCAGCAGGAAAGCAGCGGTGCGCGAAGTATGACACTGGAGGGCAAAGCCGTAATCGTCTGCTTCGATCGTTCGGAAGTCACGGGATGGATATCCATTGTATGGATGCCGGAGTCCTCACTGGTTGGCAGTTTGTTGCAAAGCATCGAGACATCTATTATCCTCCTCGCCGCTATTATGGGGCTTGTGGCGCTCATTTGTGCTTTTTTTATCGCAGGCAGGATTACCAAGCCCATTAAGAAGCTGCTGGCTGCCATGAGATCCGTAGGTGGAGGGGATTTTCAAAAGCAAGTTGATGTTGGAACAAATGATGAGTTTGGCATACTTCTTCAGCGCTTTAATAAGATGAATGACCGGATTCGGCTATTGGTTATAGAAAATTATGAAATTAAATTAAAAGAACAGGAAGCCGAGATTCTAGCGCTGAGTATGCAAATGAATCCTCACTTTCTGTATAATACGCTCAACGTAATGAACTGGACGGCTATTGAAAACAATCAGAAGGAATTAAGCAAAATGCTGGTCAATTTATCCAATATGCTGCATTATACTTCACGGAAAGACTGGAGAGCTGTTCATTTGTCGGAGGAAATCAAGTGGATGAACAACTACTTCTATATTATGTCCGTTCGTTTCGAGGACAAGTTCACTGTACATTATGAGATTGAACCGAAGCTTTACGAGTACAAAATGCCCAGACTTCTATTTCAACCCTTTGTTGAAAACGCTATCATGCATGGCTTCGATCAGATAGAAGCAGGTGGGGTGATCAGCATCCGTGGCTGGATCGACAGCGGAAAACGCTATTATGTCATTGAAGATAATGGTAGAGGCATGAGTAATGACACTATCGATGAGATTTTATACAAGGAATCCACTTCGATAGGCATTAAGAATACCATTGCACGTATTCAAATGACTTATGGCGACAGCTATGGTGTGGCCATTAACTCCTTGCCGGGGAGAGGTACCATAATAGTGATCACTTTACCACTGAATACCTAA
- a CDS encoding ABC transporter substrate-binding protein produces MTRQKKSLFVLMALLLMLVTILSACSKSGTVSKNNTSPSASGDGASSDAASKDPVTLRISEWGSPDEVAAYKVAIKKFEAKFPNVKVDLQHIATDYDTKLTTMVAGNDVPDIAMMESGTIAFPLAEQGKFYNLQEFMDSDPDISIDKLVPNIMYSLEPGNVIGIGPGPESFGLFYNEDIFKEAGISPPPAKASEAWTWDEFVDVAKQLTVDSKGRTAKDADFDPKNIKQYGVNASTWWGVYSNFIYSNGGDFISEDGKTFALNQPEAVEALQKVSDLMNVHHVSPSPVQAKNIPATNVALQTKKVAMAIDGQWASAALAQSKFNFNVGVLPVLKEPGTTIVAGMFSIFKSTKHPQESWELLKALLDPESSIDMITSGTWMPSYKNWYTDPALLAKWTENLDARPSAYKEAIIDVLLTKSHQTPTGYVKNFNKIMDIVNPALDKVWLGQQTAQEAMDSIAPKAQEQVQGRRDIAQ; encoded by the coding sequence ATGACACGACAAAAAAAATCGCTATTTGTGCTGATGGCACTGTTGTTGATGCTGGTTACCATTTTATCTGCCTGCTCGAAATCCGGTACCGTCAGCAAAAATAACACGTCACCCTCAGCATCCGGTGATGGAGCATCCAGCGATGCCGCATCAAAAGATCCCGTTACGCTGCGCATTTCGGAATGGGGTTCACCCGATGAAGTAGCTGCTTACAAGGTAGCGATTAAGAAGTTTGAAGCGAAATTTCCAAATGTCAAAGTTGATCTTCAGCATATTGCGACAGATTATGATACGAAGCTGACAACAATGGTAGCGGGGAATGATGTGCCTGATATTGCCATGATGGAGTCTGGTACCATTGCCTTTCCATTAGCAGAACAGGGTAAATTCTATAACCTTCAGGAATTTATGGACTCAGACCCGGATATCAGCATAGACAAACTGGTGCCCAATATTATGTATTCTCTTGAGCCTGGTAATGTGATTGGTATAGGACCAGGTCCGGAATCCTTTGGTCTTTTTTATAACGAAGATATCTTTAAGGAAGCGGGGATTTCACCTCCGCCTGCTAAAGCCTCGGAAGCATGGACATGGGATGAATTTGTAGATGTTGCTAAACAACTGACTGTTGATTCGAAGGGCAGAACGGCAAAGGATGCTGATTTTGATCCGAAAAATATAAAGCAATATGGCGTTAATGCTTCCACTTGGTGGGGAGTCTACAGCAATTTTATATACTCCAACGGCGGAGATTTTATCTCGGAGGATGGGAAGACGTTTGCGCTTAATCAGCCGGAAGCTGTCGAGGCGTTGCAGAAGGTGTCTGATTTAATGAATGTACACCATGTTTCGCCATCACCTGTGCAAGCCAAAAACATACCGGCGACGAATGTAGCGCTTCAAACCAAAAAGGTAGCGATGGCAATAGACGGGCAATGGGCAAGCGCCGCCTTGGCGCAATCGAAGTTCAACTTTAATGTAGGGGTATTGCCCGTCTTGAAAGAGCCGGGAACTACAATTGTTGCTGGAATGTTCTCTATCTTTAAGTCCACTAAACATCCGCAGGAGTCTTGGGAGTTATTGAAGGCATTGCTTGATCCAGAGTCTTCTATTGATATGATCACGTCAGGCACATGGATGCCATCCTACAAGAATTGGTATACGGACCCGGCATTGTTGGCTAAATGGACGGAGAACCTGGATGCAAGACCTTCTGCTTATAAAGAAGCTATTATAGATGTGCTTTTGACGAAAAGTCATCAGACACCAACGGGTTATGTGAAAAATTTCAATAAAATAATGGATATCGTGAATCCGGCCTTGGATAAAGTATGGCTTGGTCAACAGACCGCGCAAGAAGCTATGGATTCCATAGCGCCGAAAGCACAAGAACAAGTTCAAGGGCGCCGGGATATCGCACAATAA
- a CDS encoding carbohydrate ABC transporter permease, translating into MRKGLFYGLLFTSPAILGFIIFTLGPMIASLVLSLTDYNVFKEQTSFIGFQNYSRMFSGEDELFFKSLGVTFYFVILRVPAVIILSFCIAMLLNMNVRGRAIFRTIIYLPSIVPAVASAMIWMWLLNPDLGLINSVLSWLHLPTSNWLYAENSVIPSVVLTTLWGIGSTVIIFLAGLSGISKQYYEAIDVDGGGWYSKLRHITIPMVTPTIFFNTIMTIIGSFQVFNEAYILTEGGPNNQSLFYVFYLWRTGFRDTEMGYASALAWILFIVIMFFTFIVFKTSKSWVHYEGGERT; encoded by the coding sequence ATGCGAAAGGGACTGTTTTACGGACTATTATTTACGTCTCCGGCTATACTCGGGTTTATTATTTTTACACTTGGTCCCATGATTGCAAGTCTGGTGCTTAGTTTGACGGACTATAACGTATTTAAGGAGCAAACTTCCTTTATTGGCTTTCAGAATTATTCGAGAATGTTCTCAGGTGAAGATGAGCTGTTCTTCAAATCGTTAGGGGTTACTTTCTATTTCGTTATTCTTCGGGTGCCAGCCGTTATTATTCTTTCTTTCTGTATTGCCATGCTGCTGAATATGAACGTTCGAGGCAGAGCCATATTTCGGACGATTATCTATCTTCCGAGTATTGTGCCAGCTGTGGCATCGGCGATGATCTGGATGTGGCTGCTGAATCCCGACCTGGGACTGATCAATTCCGTGCTCAGTTGGCTTCATTTACCAACCAGTAACTGGTTATATGCGGAGAATAGTGTTATCCCGTCTGTTGTACTTACAACATTATGGGGGATTGGAAGTACGGTGATTATTTTTCTGGCAGGCCTATCAGGTATTTCCAAACAGTATTACGAAGCGATTGATGTGGATGGTGGAGGCTGGTACAGCAAGCTGCGCCATATTACGATTCCAATGGTTACACCGACGATATTTTTTAATACCATCATGACCATTATCGGATCCTTCCAGGTGTTTAATGAAGCTTATATTTTAACTGAAGGTGGACCGAATAACCAAAGCTTGTTCTATGTATTTTACCTCTGGCGTACAGGCTTTAGAGATACCGAAATGGGGTATGCCTCCGCTCTGGCCTGGATCCTGTTCATCGTCATCATGTTCTTTACGTTTATTGTATTCAAAACCTCGAAATCATGGGTGCATTACGAAGGAGGAGAGCGTACTTGA
- a CDS encoding carbohydrate ABC transporter permease, producing the protein MRQSKLSLGSGYAALIVISLLFIVPFVWLIRSSLMDLSQIFTMPPEWIPRPFHWENFHKALTVLPFDTFFTNTLIIVASVLVGTVLTSSIAAFGFSRIVWKGRDTVFAILMTSMMLPAAVTIIPSFLGWKMFGFYDTYYPLIVPAYFGGGIFNIFLLRQFYLTIPRDFDEAAFVDGATYLQIYMRIILPLSRSAVIVVALFSFLASWNDFMGPLIYLKSDRLFTLALGLQMFQGSYTAQWDLLMAASAAVVLPCVIVFLIGQRYFLEGITLSGLKG; encoded by the coding sequence TTGAGACAATCAAAGCTTTCCCTTGGATCTGGTTATGCAGCGCTTATAGTCATCTCCCTTTTGTTTATCGTACCGTTCGTCTGGTTAATCCGCAGCTCGCTCATGGATTTATCGCAAATATTTACGATGCCGCCGGAATGGATTCCGAGGCCGTTTCACTGGGAGAATTTCCATAAAGCCCTTACTGTGCTGCCGTTCGATACTTTTTTCACCAACACGCTTATTATTGTAGCTAGTGTTCTTGTAGGTACAGTCTTAACGAGCAGCATTGCAGCATTCGGATTTTCACGGATCGTGTGGAAGGGCAGGGACACAGTATTCGCTATTCTAATGACCAGTATGATGCTGCCTGCTGCCGTAACAATCATTCCAAGCTTTCTAGGCTGGAAAATGTTTGGTTTCTACGATACGTATTATCCATTAATCGTGCCTGCTTATTTCGGTGGGGGAATTTTCAACATTTTTTTATTGCGCCAGTTTTACTTGACGATTCCACGGGACTTTGATGAAGCGGCATTCGTGGATGGAGCTACCTATTTACAAATATACATGAGAATTATACTTCCACTAAGCCGTTCGGCGGTTATCGTAGTTGCACTGTTCAGCTTCCTGGCTTCCTGGAATGATTTCATGGGCCCCCTGATTTATTTAAAAAGTGATCGTCTCTTTACCTTGGCGCTTGGGCTGCAAATGTTTCAAGGTTCGTACACTGCGCAGTGGGATTTGCTTATGGCGGCTTCAGCAGCAGTTGTCTTACCTTGTGTAATCGTATTTCTAATCGGACAACGATATTTCCTTGAGGGGATTACATTATCAGGGCTGAAGGGGTAA
- a CDS encoding glycoside hydrolase family 127 protein, whose translation MTKIKTQLSNWQGVPFTNVIIEDVFWRPRLEVLKKVTLPACLTKCEETGRISNFAKAGGLIEGTFEGIYFNDSDVYKVIEGIAYSLMSELDPELEAQADRIIDLIASAQESDGYLSTYYTLEAPESKWTDMEKHEMYNGGHLIEAAVAYFEATGKRKLLDVACKLADHYDDLFGPGKRHWVEGHEEIELALVKLYRVTQEQRYWKLSLWLLEERGHGHGVGEIWDTKEWGPAYCQDDVPVRDTRRVTGHAVRAMYLYTAMADVVHVSGDPDFVDALHRVWSHTVERNMYVTGGIGPSRHNEGFTHDYDLPNESAYCETCAAIAMVFWNHRMNLLFGDAKYADVVEREMYNGALAGISLTGDKFFYVNPLASKGDHHRVPWFDTSCCPTNLARFLPSIGQYSYAQTGQGIAVNQYMNGEAEIVMESGLGVKLKQTTQYPWNGKIELAVEADKSDFFSIYLRIPGWCRGYKVKVGGKSLPGVEALTEQGYIAIHRAWSQNDTIELELDMPVEIIQARPEVLENQGRIAIQRGPIVYCLEQLDNSWLSYDEYSFPAHETLLVDHQPELLGGVTVLKGKDGEGRPCQFIPYYAWDNRESGYMQVWIRKAEDKGLYSF comes from the coding sequence ATGACAAAAATTAAAACACAGCTAAGTAATTGGCAGGGTGTACCGTTCACGAATGTAATCATTGAGGATGTTTTCTGGCGTCCGCGTCTGGAGGTGTTGAAAAAGGTTACGCTGCCTGCCTGCCTCACGAAATGTGAGGAGACAGGGCGTATATCGAATTTTGCCAAAGCAGGAGGATTAATAGAAGGGACTTTTGAAGGCATTTATTTCAATGATTCCGATGTCTATAAGGTCATCGAAGGCATTGCCTATTCGCTTATGTCGGAGCTGGACCCGGAGCTGGAAGCGCAAGCGGACCGGATTATTGACCTTATAGCCTCAGCCCAGGAATCGGACGGTTATTTGAGCACTTATTATACGCTTGAAGCACCCGAGTCCAAATGGACGGATATGGAGAAGCATGAGATGTACAATGGAGGGCATTTAATCGAGGCAGCGGTTGCTTATTTTGAGGCAACCGGCAAGCGTAAGCTTCTTGATGTCGCTTGCAAATTGGCGGATCATTATGACGATCTGTTTGGTCCAGGTAAACGCCATTGGGTGGAAGGCCATGAGGAAATTGAGCTTGCTCTTGTGAAGCTCTACCGTGTTACCCAGGAACAACGATATTGGAAGCTCTCCTTATGGTTGCTTGAGGAACGTGGACATGGACATGGAGTTGGGGAAATATGGGACACCAAGGAGTGGGGACCTGCGTATTGCCAAGACGATGTTCCGGTCAGAGACACCCGGCGGGTGACTGGTCATGCTGTTCGGGCGATGTATTTATATACCGCTATGGCGGACGTGGTTCACGTGTCGGGGGATCCTGATTTTGTTGATGCCCTGCATAGGGTATGGTCACATACGGTAGAGCGCAATATGTATGTGACTGGGGGGATCGGTCCATCTCGCCATAATGAAGGATTTACACATGATTATGATTTGCCGAATGAATCCGCTTATTGTGAGACTTGTGCTGCTATCGCCATGGTTTTCTGGAACCACCGCATGAATCTGTTGTTTGGAGATGCCAAATATGCGGATGTGGTGGAGCGGGAAATGTACAATGGCGCTTTGGCAGGAATATCGTTGACCGGAGACAAGTTTTTCTATGTTAATCCACTGGCTTCGAAGGGTGATCACCACCGGGTGCCTTGGTTTGACACCTCATGCTGTCCGACTAATTTGGCACGGTTCCTCCCGTCCATTGGTCAATATTCATATGCTCAGACCGGTCAGGGTATTGCAGTCAATCAATATATGAATGGTGAAGCGGAGATCGTAATGGAGAGCGGGCTGGGCGTTAAGCTCAAGCAAACCACTCAATATCCTTGGAACGGTAAAATTGAGCTTGCGGTGGAAGCGGATAAAAGTGATTTTTTCAGCATTTATTTGCGGATACCTGGCTGGTGCAGGGGTTATAAGGTTAAGGTTGGAGGTAAATCCTTGCCGGGAGTCGAGGCATTGACTGAGCAGGGTTATATCGCTATTCATCGAGCTTGGTCACAGAACGATACGATTGAACTTGAACTGGATATGCCAGTAGAAATTATTCAGGCGAGGCCGGAGGTGCTGGAGAATCAAGGCCGGATTGCCATTCAGCGAGGTCCTATCGTGTATTGCCTGGAGCAGTTGGATAATTCCTGGCTTTCCTATGATGAGTATTCATTTCCTGCCCATGAGACGTTGCTGGTGGATCATCAACCGGAACTGCTCGGCGGCGTTACCGTTCTGAAAGGCAAGGATGGGGAAGGTAGACCTTGTCAATTCATCCCTTATTATGCCTGGGACAACAGGGAATCAGGATACATGCAGGTTTGGATACGGAAAGCGGAAGATAAAGGACTGTACAGCTTTTAG
- a CDS encoding TerD family protein, translated as MTFDLIKGQKCNLTKDKPLLTRIIVGMGWNNTRSEVEVDFSAFLLTPAQTVSKDEDLIFYGNPSTSNQSVAVLLSDKRAYEGLTDNTQIAVELRQIPTDYERVAFALTIYEGEKRQQNFSLLDDAYLRIINAADGTELIRYRLGKAFSVETAIVAGEIYRYNNEWKFSAVGSGYAGGLAALCESYGIQVNNIVPSVLPSSPVIQSQQSPFPLPELRSRPKAGNLPPSSPASPPAPPLDLNTILLKKRGEMINLQKGTESLGEILINLNWYQKKASGWFGSKGIDLDLGCLFELKNGIKGSVQALGESFGSLNRPPYISLDGDDRTGSIATGENLRINGHYLSEISRIVIFAFIYEGITNWSEADAVVTIKQQSGPEIEVRLDEHNNNKGMCAIAMIRNQNDDTFSVERLVEYFGGHQELDQHFNWNLRWEAGSK; from the coding sequence ATGACATTTGATCTGATTAAGGGACAAAAATGCAATTTAACGAAAGACAAGCCTCTACTTACCCGTATTATAGTAGGAATGGGCTGGAATAATACCAGATCTGAGGTTGAGGTTGATTTTTCTGCTTTTTTACTTACGCCGGCCCAGACTGTCTCTAAAGATGAGGATCTTATTTTTTATGGCAACCCTTCTACTTCGAACCAATCCGTAGCTGTATTGCTGTCCGATAAAAGAGCCTACGAGGGGTTAACCGACAACACCCAAATCGCTGTTGAGCTCCGGCAAATTCCTACGGACTACGAACGGGTTGCATTTGCGCTAACGATTTATGAGGGTGAAAAGCGGCAGCAAAACTTCTCGCTATTGGACGATGCATATTTACGGATTATCAACGCCGCTGATGGAACGGAACTTATCCGCTACAGGCTAGGTAAAGCTTTTTCTGTAGAGACCGCCATTGTCGCCGGAGAAATCTATAGATACAATAATGAATGGAAATTCAGCGCTGTGGGTTCCGGATATGCAGGAGGTTTAGCTGCCTTATGCGAAAGTTATGGAATACAGGTTAATAACATAGTGCCGTCAGTTCTACCCTCTAGCCCAGTAATTCAATCGCAGCAGTCACCCTTTCCTCTTCCAGAGCTGCGGTCACGCCCTAAGGCGGGCAATTTGCCTCCCTCTTCACCAGCCTCACCTCCAGCCCCTCCTCTAGATCTCAATACCATCTTGCTTAAGAAACGCGGGGAGATGATCAATCTCCAGAAAGGGACTGAATCCCTGGGCGAGATACTGATCAATCTCAACTGGTATCAAAAAAAAGCATCGGGCTGGTTCGGAAGTAAAGGCATCGACCTTGACCTTGGTTGTCTGTTTGAATTAAAAAATGGCATTAAAGGCTCTGTCCAAGCACTCGGTGAATCCTTCGGAAGCTTGAACAGACCGCCTTATATCTCCCTAGACGGGGATGACCGCACCGGATCCATTGCCACGGGCGAGAATCTGCGGATTAATGGCCATTATCTTTCCGAAATCAGCAGAATTGTTATCTTTGCTTTCATCTATGAGGGAATCACGAACTGGTCGGAGGCTGACGCTGTTGTAACCATCAAGCAGCAGAGCGGACCGGAGATCGAGGTCCGGCTGGATGAGCATAACAACAATAAGGGTATGTGTGCCATCGCCATGATTCGTAATCAGAATGATGATACATTCAGCGTGGAGAGACTCGTAGAATATTTCGGCGGGCACCAGGAATTGGATCAGCATTTTAACTGGAATCTAAGATGGGAAGCCGGTAGCAAATAG